Part of the Apostichopus japonicus isolate 1M-3 chromosome 13, ASM3797524v1, whole genome shotgun sequence genome is shown below.
ATTCCACCGATAGCATGCCATCAGGGTTACCTGACTATGCCATCAAGACTCCCCCTCTGGATCGGTTGGTACCCTCAAAGCTTGGTATTCCTGCATCAGGTAGATTGATTCACCCGATGGATATCGTAATGTCCAGTAGGCCTACCCCTGATGTCTTGCAGACATGCCAGCATCCTCAGTATGCCATGGAAAACCAGAGACTCGATTCTTATAGAGGATGGCCTGCCAGAAAtcctatgaaaccaactgtctTATCTAGGGCCGGATTCTTCTACTCAGGTTAGATTCATTTATCCTTCACAACTGACAACTGTGTTATGAACCGCTACTGTATCTCTTCTTTTCCTTAATCCAGGCAGCAAAACTCTTGAGAGTAAAATCTTATGTAGAGACAAGTCTCCTAGTTTGTTCCTACTGTACCTGTAGTTTTTCAGTTGCTTCTAATTTTTAAAAGGTGCCAGTTTTGGGTGAACCCTGGTTTCAGATCCTTTGAGTGGAAGTTTTTCAGTTCCAATCATTTACCATTAATCTTCATGACGTTAGTCAAGGCACTCTATTCACTGTATTCAGTTTGGGGGAGAACTTGACAAAGTTGTTTTCAAGTCATTCTACTTGGAAACTCAAGTCATGACCCTTTAGAACATTGGTTAGTCTCCTgtgattaaaagaaaatattatttctgCAAACTTTGTTTTGCTGATTCATGTTACTAGTACTCACTAATGCTGTGACTGCCTTCCTGACACAACAAGTTTgagtgtttcatttcaaatttgaaatgccATAACAGAGTGAATAGAATGCATCAGCAATAACCTAAATTATACATGCAGTTAAGTCATAAGTTCATACAGTTACTATTGTACTCATGAAAAATTTGTGTGAAGTTAACACTGACTTGATTGATTCCGGTTGAAAATTCATTCAAGTCACATTTCCTGtaataaaatttggaaaatgacAAAAGGTCTGGGGAATAATTGAATGTAACTAACATATGCATAGCGCTATGGAGGTTCATACTAGATTGAATCCAAAAAAATACAACACTGTTTCACCATTACTGCaggtaccaaaaaaaaaagccttcCATCTTTGTGCTTCTATAACAATTTGACCCATTTTATAGATTTATGATCCCTGAGAAATTATTCCCTGTTCAAAGGTCTTCTAAAGTGGAATTAGTTACTTCAGCATTGATAATCATCTGTATCAAACACAGATGTACAGAACTTCTTGATGAGAATTTGTTAAGAAGAACATGATACAGTAATTAAGTTCTGCCCAAATTAAACTCACCAAAAGATGTTATtgtacaaacttttgttttatctaAAGCTGCTGTATTTGGTAATTGTCTGCATTGTTCCTCTTTCAATACTTAATATTTAATTCATATTTCTCTTCCAACAGGTGCAAGTGACAAAGTGATCTGTTTTTACTGTGGTGGATCTTTGCAAAGTTGGCAACAGGAGGATGACCCTTGGGTGGAACATGCAAGGTCATTTCAGAGATGTGAATGGCTCATGCAGCAAAAAGGGCCATATTTTATGGAACATGTGTTAAGAACATCATGATGTCAGTCAGCCTACATAATGTAACATGAATGAGTTTACATTGGTAGTTCTATCAGTTTTGTAATAA
Proteins encoded:
- the LOC139978747 gene encoding baculoviral IAP repeat-containing protein 7-B-like — translated: MLIMNSELERYRTYEKLEWPNSIPVEPRDLAAAGLYFTGQGDRVACFACRGCLSNWEAGDSPQEEHRRLFPKCPFILGKFCDNVPLDKETNSTDSMPSGLPDYAIKTPPLDRLVPSKLGIPASGRLIHPMDIVMSSRPTPDVLQTCQHPQYAMENQRLDSYRGWPARNPMKPTVLSRAGFFYSGASDKVICFYCGGSLQSWQQEDDPWVEHARSFQRCEWLMQQKGPYFMEHVLRTS